The Synechococcus sp. BL107 nucleotide sequence GAAGTGAGGACTGCGGCATCAATGACGGGACTCATCGCGATCAGAGCGGATTGAACGTCTCTGAATCGTTTCCTGATCTACTCGTTGTTTTCAGACGTCATTATTTTTTGTTCCTGATGATTCACCAATGAACACCCCTTTTTGAGATCGGGTGGTTGGTGTTTGTTATGTGTGAGGTGGTTGTTGTCGGGAGATCGATGGCGACACAATCAACGCCCCCTGCTTTCCCCCTATGGGTTTTGTATGGCTTTCAGCCCTGAGCGATAGGGCATCAGGACTCCCGACAACCAATCCATTGGATGGTCTGATTAAACCCGTTCACCCATTTGTCGAAGCATCAGTTTGGCCTCGAGATCACTCATGGGTGTCACCATCCTGAACACCTTGCGATGGATTCCGCTCTAGATATCCGGTGTTCTTTCATGGAACACCATTTCTGTTCCCACAGCTGGGCCAGTTGTTTCTTGTGTTGGAAGAAGTGATCACAGCTCATTGATTTGATGCCATGTGTATGGCTTTTGCCGCTTACATACACCATTGCTGAGTTCAATCCGAATGCCATCACCCATCTGGGGGATTTTTCATCCCTTTCCTCAATCCGTTTTCAGCCTGTAGATTTGAATCGATTTAACAGATACTTGGAAATCGAATACTCAACAAAAAATTCCAACGGCTACCCTTGGTATATGCATATCTCTTCGTTGAGCTCGAGGAGATGTGCATACAAGGGATTTTTTGACGTCAGATCAGTTCTTAATGCGAGTTGGGAAGGAAAATCTACCCATCGCATTTGTGAAGTCTGAGGACAAATGTTAGAACTCGCGCACTTAGGTATAACGGTATCTAAGCGATGAATAGATTTTCTGTGGGATCCATGAAAGATTGGGTCATCGTCTTTCCAACCAATGGCAGTTTTTAATCAGACAACGCCCTTTATGCTGTTGGCTCGTATTCATGTGAAGCTTGGATGCGTTGATGCCTATTTAGAGCTTGCACAAGCCACAGACGCAGCAGTTCAGAGGTCTGAACCGGGCATGATCCACCACACGTTTGACCAGGACCCGGATGATCCACTGGGATTTGTTTGGTCTGAGGTCTATGCCAACGATGCTGCTTTCAGCGCCCATGTGTCTAACCCTCCCGTCCAGGACTACCTCAAAAAGCATGCTGAACTGGGTGATGGCTTCAGCATCGAGGTCTACGGGACTGTCAGCGATGACTGCAAAAAGCTGATGGCGTCTTTCGGATTACCCCTCAAAATTTTCGAAACCAAGCTTGGATACAGCAGGGTCTGATCAGATCAAGTCGTAAGCCTCAAGCACTTTGACTCGGATGCCACCGAGTTTGCTCCAAGACGACAGTGCGTCTTGCTTGTTTTTGTAAGGCAACCAATCGTCTTCTTTTATACGCCTTTCAATATGGGCAGCGACTCTTAAAACAACCGATTCATCGCTTTTAACCTTGAGGTCGATCGATTTTCCGTTGATTTGGACCTGCATGCGTTCGCTGCCTGTGCTGTCAGCTTGGCAGGCGCTCTGAAGCTTCCCTAAAACACGTTCCGTTGTTGGCAGTTAATGCCGTTTGGCTGCTGGGTATGGGATCGAATTCTCTTTCAGCAGTGCTTTGGCGAGGAATGGGTTGGTGCAACGACATTCCTAATCCGAATGCATGGTTCGAAAAGGGTCTTATGCAGGCCCTGAACACGATTTCGTTTGTTGTAAAACTACGATCTAATGACAACCCCCGCCTTGCGACGGCGTGACTTGTGTGGGGTTGTGGCCAGGAGGTCTATGGCGACACAATGAATATTCCCATTTTATTAAGCGTTACTCCACGAAGATTGGATAAATCGATCTTGAAAAGGTCTGATGGGCTGGGTACTGTGAAAACGATTATTTGGGCCTTTTATTTCCGATGAAGGCGTGGCTCTTCTTTTCTGTCGCTTTATTGGTGTACGGGTTTGCCTTTGAGTCAACCTTTGCTAAAGACAAGTCTCCAACTATTGCAACGCTTGGAGCTGCTCTTGTTGCCGGGAGCCTGATGTGGGTCTTGTGGAGAATTAATTGATTGCTTTGCCTTATCAGTTTTTTCATTCTGTGGTATTGATTAGATGTTTGACTTAGTTGTCTTTGAACAAACGGATAATTGGTAATCGCATAATTTCAATGATATTTGCATGTATTTGGTATTTATTTAAGCATGCTAGTTCAAGCATTTAATTTGTTTAATAGTCCCAACCCCCACCCCTTTTTTTACGAATAAGCTTCTTTTAGTCTCTCTTGTTGAATTATTTCGTTGAGGCTGAGCAGCTGAGGAGTTTTGGCGATCTTTGTCGTCTCAGGATTGGTAGGCATTTGACATGACTGCTTGCGTACTCCATCTCGCAGCACTTTTTCTTGATGAAGCACCGCTAATTATTGTTCCTTGATCAGCCTTTTTCAATCAAGCCGATTCAGGCATTAATTGAGAGATGTTTGGCATCGGGTCACCCTTTCCATCAGCAATCGCGCGAGCACGGAGATAAAACCAGCTTTCGGTGTCTCCACTCGCTGCCATCTTTTCTGCGATGGTTTTCCAGTTGTTGATTTCGGTTTGATCCACGGATGTTATGGGCTCGATTGGACTGATTATGGAAATTGAG carries:
- a CDS encoding putative quinol monooxygenase: MAVFNQTTPFMLLARIHVKLGCVDAYLELAQATDAAVQRSEPGMIHHTFDQDPDDPLGFVWSEVYANDAAFSAHVSNPPVQDYLKKHAELGDGFSIEVYGTVSDDCKKLMASFGLPLKIFETKLGYSRV